From Streptomyces sp. 6-11-2, one genomic window encodes:
- a CDS encoding PASTA domain-containing protein, producing MLALYRAGMGYAALTVDALILLSGDAPTRVPRPLAILSPAHGAKRRVDVSVNGRRIGLWGSQLDASGELIERAGKRVPDPLAEDWRTARAAAGENITLPHDFKKVLLEELGSEEVVRAVYHNGWGYAVLTRNGLILLRNLLAPRATRVPVPLRILRRTYGMLNSAEVLADGKPHKLHGSKLDPKGELLEAVGEVLPPDSPLRPGRGTRFSTWIRRHPVLVAVAAAGVLSAGLYPGSSGEEAVAQAPAEHALLVSDFNGISLTAAAAKARLQPWQTVSAADASSSQRPVNPTATGWQVCFQSPSQGEAVRPSIGMLTLYAVPEEEACPTWLHGPRRIVMPDLVGERFDHASRTLSALGFDRTVNFHAHNAKRLDEEPQDLADWRVCRQHPEPDTEVQTGTQIDLWLIGLGAPCTEPSSEPKPQPKPKPEPKPKPEPRPQPSYGTASGGGTTGGGRTSGGSAGSGGVPGGGTTSGGSSGGSGGSTSGGTGGSGGQTGIGFGQYCSPVGATATTADGRPAKCFMGKDGKARWGYNSG from the coding sequence GTGCTGGCCCTCTATCGGGCAGGGATGGGGTACGCCGCGCTGACCGTGGACGCCCTCATCCTTCTGAGCGGAGACGCTCCCACGCGGGTTCCGAGGCCTCTGGCGATTCTGAGCCCCGCGCACGGCGCCAAGCGGCGCGTGGACGTGTCTGTGAACGGACGGCGTATCGGCCTCTGGGGCTCGCAGCTCGACGCGTCCGGAGAACTCATCGAGCGGGCCGGAAAGCGAGTGCCCGATCCACTGGCCGAGGACTGGCGCACGGCCAGGGCCGCCGCCGGCGAAAACATCACTCTGCCCCATGACTTCAAGAAGGTGCTACTGGAAGAGCTCGGGTCCGAGGAAGTCGTCCGGGCCGTCTACCACAACGGCTGGGGCTATGCCGTGCTCACCAGGAACGGCCTCATCCTTCTCCGGAATCTCCTGGCGCCCAGAGCGACCCGCGTCCCCGTGCCCTTGCGCATCCTCCGGCGTACATACGGCATGTTGAACTCTGCCGAGGTCCTTGCCGACGGAAAGCCGCACAAGCTGCACGGCTCAAAGCTCGACCCGAAGGGAGAACTCCTCGAGGCCGTGGGTGAAGTCCTGCCTCCCGACTCCCCTTTGCGCCCTGGTCGCGGGACGCGGTTTTCCACCTGGATACGCAGGCACCCGGTCCTCGTGGCCGTAGCTGCGGCCGGAGTGCTCTCCGCCGGCCTCTACCCGGGGTCCAGCGGGGAGGAGGCCGTGGCCCAAGCGCCCGCAGAACACGCCCTGCTCGTTTCCGACTTCAACGGGATCTCTCTTACTGCAGCGGCTGCGAAGGCCCGCCTTCAGCCGTGGCAGACCGTGTCGGCAGCCGACGCCTCTTCTTCTCAGCGGCCGGTGAATCCCACCGCGACCGGCTGGCAGGTCTGCTTCCAGAGCCCATCCCAAGGTGAGGCAGTCCGTCCGTCGATCGGGATGCTGACCCTGTACGCGGTCCCGGAGGAGGAGGCGTGCCCGACCTGGCTGCACGGCCCCCGCCGGATCGTCATGCCGGACCTCGTCGGTGAACGGTTCGACCATGCCTCCCGTACCTTGAGCGCCCTCGGCTTCGATCGCACAGTCAACTTCCACGCCCATAACGCCAAGCGTCTGGACGAGGAGCCGCAGGACCTGGCCGACTGGCGGGTGTGCCGTCAGCACCCGGAGCCCGACACCGAGGTCCAGACCGGGACACAGATCGACCTGTGGCTGATCGGCCTCGGCGCCCCCTGTACCGAACCCAGCTCGGAGCCGAAGCCTCAACCAAAGCCGAAGCCTGAACCAAAGCCGAAGCCCGAGCCGCGCCCCCAGCCCTCGTACGGAACCGCCTCGGGCGGCGGCACCACAGGTGGTGGCCGCACAAGTGGGGGCTCGGCCGGCAGCGGTGGTGTCCCCGGCGGCGGCACCACCAGCGGCGGGTCCTCCGGCGGCTCGGGCGGTAGTACCAGCGGTGGCACGGGTGGAAGCGGAGGTCAGACCGGTATCGGGTTCGGGCAGTACTGCTCTCCTGTCGGTGCCACTGCGACGACCGCCGACGGGCGACCCGCAAAGTGCTTCATGGGCAAGGACGGCAAGGCTCGATGGGGATACAACTCCGGCTGA
- a CDS encoding response regulator transcription factor, translated as MTTTTAGPAPRVLIADDQTLIRTGFRLILTARGIEVVGEAADGEEALAAASELRPDVVLMDIRMPNMDGLEATRRILERLPDCRVLILTTFDLDRYVYTALSVGASGFLLKDVTPEHLAAAVRLVDTGDALLAPSITRRLVERFASEPARTPTVHTDLATLTPRELEVLTLLARGLSNAELATELTLSEATVKSHVARIFAKLSLRDRAQAVVLAYETGLVRPGDFGASRPSGP; from the coding sequence ATGACGACGACCACCGCGGGGCCCGCGCCGCGCGTCCTCATCGCCGACGACCAGACGCTCATCAGAACCGGCTTCCGGCTGATCCTGACCGCCCGCGGCATCGAGGTCGTGGGGGAGGCGGCAGACGGCGAGGAAGCGCTGGCGGCAGCGAGTGAACTCAGACCGGACGTCGTCCTGATGGACATCCGCATGCCGAACATGGACGGCCTCGAAGCCACCCGCCGCATCCTGGAACGACTTCCCGACTGCCGGGTCCTCATCCTGACCACCTTCGACCTGGACCGCTACGTCTACACCGCGCTGTCCGTCGGGGCCAGCGGCTTCCTGCTGAAGGACGTCACCCCGGAACACCTGGCGGCGGCCGTACGCCTCGTCGACACCGGCGACGCCCTGCTGGCCCCGTCCATCACCCGCCGGCTGGTCGAACGCTTCGCCTCGGAGCCCGCCCGCACACCCACCGTGCACACCGACCTGGCCACCCTGACCCCCCGCGAACTGGAAGTCCTGACCCTGCTGGCCCGCGGCCTCTCCAACGCCGAACTGGCCACCGAACTGACCCTGAGCGAAGCCACGGTGAAGTCCCACGTGGCCCGCATCTTCGCCAAGCTGTCCCTCCGGGACCGGGCGCAGGCGGTGGTGCTTGCGTATGAGACGGGGCTGGTGCGACCCGGGGACTTCGGGGCGAGCAGACCCTCGGGTCCATGA
- a CDS encoding sensor histidine kinase produces MGRRSAKVASVWEWEPDALMAALGVTCAAAGWLAVALVRTRRGWRTVVGERGWLLERERASAARTAVAAERDRIARELHDIVSHNVSLMVVQAGAAREVLGTMPDEAAAALRAVEDAGRGAMTDLRHLLGLLAPSQSGEDTDYEDLVAGAGGDRGAAGPAPQPGLDRLGPLVDRISFAGLPVEVRISGEPRPLPEGVDVTAYRIVQEALTNALKHGDRGKAEVTVRYADHALRVEVLNTGPSVLTGTAPAQPASAPAAPRHGDGTGRGLLGLRERVAVYGGDLDARRRLGGGYRVRARIPLDRP; encoded by the coding sequence ATGGGACGCCGTTCTGCGAAGGTGGCCTCCGTGTGGGAGTGGGAGCCGGACGCCCTGATGGCGGCGCTGGGCGTGACGTGCGCGGCCGCCGGATGGCTGGCGGTGGCGCTGGTGCGCACGAGGCGCGGGTGGCGGACCGTCGTGGGGGAACGCGGCTGGCTGCTGGAGCGGGAGCGGGCGAGCGCCGCCCGTACCGCGGTTGCGGCCGAACGTGACCGTATCGCCCGTGAGTTGCACGACATCGTCAGCCACAACGTCAGCCTCATGGTGGTTCAGGCCGGGGCCGCGAGGGAGGTGCTGGGCACCATGCCGGACGAGGCCGCGGCGGCCCTGAGGGCAGTGGAGGACGCGGGGCGCGGCGCGATGACCGACCTGCGGCATCTGCTGGGCCTGCTGGCGCCGTCACAGAGCGGCGAGGACACGGACTACGAGGACCTGGTCGCGGGCGCGGGAGGCGACCGCGGGGCCGCGGGACCGGCGCCGCAGCCCGGCCTCGACCGGCTCGGCCCGCTCGTGGACCGGATCTCGTTCGCCGGACTGCCCGTGGAGGTACGGATCTCCGGCGAGCCGCGCCCGCTGCCCGAGGGCGTCGACGTGACCGCCTACCGCATCGTCCAGGAGGCCCTGACCAACGCGCTCAAGCACGGCGACCGCGGCAAGGCCGAGGTGACCGTGCGGTACGCGGACCACGCCCTGCGGGTGGAGGTCCTGAACACCGGCCCGAGCGTGCTGACCGGCACCGCGCCCGCGCAGCCCGCCTCGGCACCGGCCGCCCCACGACATGGGGACGGCACGGGCCGTGGACTTCTCGGTCTGCGGGAGCGGGTCGCGGTGTACGGAGGAGACCTGGACGCCCGGCGCCGACTCGGCGGCGGCTACCGGGTGAGGGCACGCATCCCCCTGGACCGCCCATGA
- a CDS encoding ABC transporter ATP-binding protein, whose amino-acid sequence MVTEDSSGEAVVRLDGVRKEYGGTTALDGVSLEIRAGEAVAVMGPSGCGKSTLLNMISGLDRPTGGTVLVHGENVGELSEKGLALYRRRRIGMVFQFFNLIDDLSALDNVALAAQLTGTPARQARRRALELFEELGIADRRNAYPAVLSGGERQRVAVARALMNRPALLLADEPTGALDSRSGEQVMDLLLDLNQIGQTLILVTHDEHLARRCASRLVLLADGRVAGEHALEPSA is encoded by the coding sequence ATGGTCACTGAGGACAGCAGCGGAGAGGCCGTCGTACGGCTCGACGGTGTGCGCAAGGAGTACGGCGGGACGACGGCGCTGGACGGGGTGTCGCTCGAGATCCGGGCCGGGGAGGCGGTCGCGGTGATGGGACCCTCGGGGTGCGGCAAGTCCACCCTGCTCAACATGATTTCGGGCCTGGACCGGCCGACGGGCGGCACGGTCCTCGTGCACGGGGAGAACGTCGGGGAGCTGAGCGAGAAGGGGCTGGCCCTGTACCGGCGGCGGCGGATCGGCATGGTCTTCCAGTTCTTCAACCTCATCGACGACCTGTCCGCCTTGGACAACGTCGCCCTGGCCGCGCAGCTGACCGGCACCCCGGCCCGGCAGGCCCGCCGCCGCGCGCTGGAACTCTTCGAGGAACTCGGCATCGCCGACCGCCGGAACGCCTATCCCGCCGTGCTCAGCGGTGGTGAAAGGCAACGCGTCGCCGTGGCCCGGGCGTTGATGAACCGCCCCGCCCTGCTACTGGCCGACGAGCCGACCGGCGCCCTGGACAGCCGCTCCGGCGAGCAGGTGATGGACCTGCTGCTCGACCTCAACCAGATCGGCCAGACGCTGATCCTGGTCACGCACGACGAGCACCTCGCGCGGCGCTGCGCCAGCCGGCTGGTCCTCCTCGCCGACGGCCGGGTGGCGGGCGAGCACGCCCTGGAGCCGTCCGCATGA
- a CDS encoding FtsX-like permease family protein — translation MRAVWRAAQAAVRRRRLQTFVIWLVTLTSTGAIVVALGLVDAASAPFDKGFAQQHGPHVVAAFDPAKVSDAQLAQAARRPGVEAAAGPFAQAVLDLPRDGAHGLPGAVTVVGRPGPGGPVDRVDLWAGRWATRPGEIVVNRQSDWTPHDLGERIKVPSGPTLTIVGFGFDMSRTADAWVAPDQMPALHPTATQMLFRFTDASSESRLRAALSALTAELPKDALTASQSYLTLKSQVGSSARAYAPYLMAFGVLGIVVAVLIVGNVVSGAVISGFRHIGVLKALGFTPGQVVAVYLTMVSVPAVAGCVVGTVVGNLLARPLLQFVFMGPDAGVFHNSVGIAPWVNVLALLGMPAVCVLAALIPAARAHRLSAARAISAGSAPRAGRALGIQRRLAGSRLPRSVSLGVGLPFARPGRSGLTLAAVVLGVATVTFATGLGTTMTRFGDAGRDAYQVSVYASRVSHGKVIGPEHGDLALQSLLRALPGASGITARGVAEARIAGSVRPVMLEGRRGDRPQSDTVLVEGRWTRGTGEVVATSAFLHRHGLRVGDRLVLEKGDRREKVVVVGESMDPNGQLVFTDWPTLTALSPGEKPIAYLVALRGDADPAAYARAARAVDPGIDPVPQGPNTVTQTIVGSAALLTAMLAVVASLGVLNTVVLNTRDRRRDLGTLKSIGMTPRQVIVMVVTSMALLGAVGSLLGVPLGIAGYDLVVPRMADAVDIVLPAFMTDVWRTGTLALVALSGVAIAVLGAYVPARGAARLTVAEALRNE, via the coding sequence ATGAGGGCGGTGTGGCGGGCCGCGCAGGCGGCCGTACGGCGGCGCAGGCTGCAGACGTTCGTCATCTGGCTGGTCACGTTGACCTCGACCGGGGCGATCGTGGTCGCGCTCGGCCTGGTCGACGCGGCCTCCGCCCCGTTCGACAAGGGGTTCGCCCAGCAGCATGGCCCGCACGTCGTCGCCGCGTTCGATCCCGCCAAGGTCTCGGACGCGCAGTTGGCGCAAGCGGCTCGCCGGCCCGGGGTCGAGGCCGCCGCCGGGCCCTTCGCGCAGGCCGTGCTCGACCTCCCGAGGGACGGCGCGCACGGCCTTCCCGGCGCGGTCACGGTCGTGGGCCGTCCCGGTCCCGGGGGCCCGGTGGACCGGGTGGACCTGTGGGCGGGCCGCTGGGCCACCCGGCCCGGTGAGATCGTCGTGAACCGGCAGTCGGACTGGACGCCCCACGACCTCGGCGAGCGGATCAAGGTGCCCTCGGGGCCGACCCTCACCATCGTCGGGTTCGGCTTCGACATGAGCCGCACCGCGGACGCCTGGGTCGCGCCCGATCAGATGCCTGCCCTGCACCCGACAGCCACCCAGATGCTGTTCCGCTTCACGGACGCGTCCTCGGAGAGCCGGCTCCGCGCGGCCCTGTCCGCGCTGACCGCGGAGCTGCCCAAGGACGCGCTCACCGCCTCACAGTCGTATCTCACGCTCAAAAGCCAGGTGGGAAGTTCGGCGCGGGCCTACGCCCCGTATCTGATGGCGTTCGGCGTTCTGGGCATCGTGGTGGCGGTGCTCATCGTCGGCAACGTGGTGAGCGGCGCGGTGATCTCCGGCTTCCGGCACATCGGCGTCCTCAAGGCGCTGGGATTCACGCCGGGACAGGTCGTCGCCGTCTACCTCACGATGGTCTCCGTCCCCGCGGTCGCGGGCTGCGTGGTCGGCACCGTCGTCGGCAACCTACTGGCGCGTCCCCTCCTGCAGTTCGTGTTCATGGGACCGGACGCTGGGGTGTTCCACAACAGCGTCGGCATCGCGCCCTGGGTGAACGTGCTCGCGCTGCTCGGCATGCCCGCCGTCTGCGTGCTCGCCGCGCTCATTCCGGCGGCGCGTGCGCACCGGCTGTCCGCGGCGCGGGCGATCAGCGCGGGTAGCGCCCCGCGCGCCGGACGGGCTCTGGGCATCCAGCGCCGGCTGGCGGGCAGCAGGCTGCCGCGGTCGGTGAGCCTGGGGGTGGGCCTGCCGTTCGCCCGGCCCGGCCGCAGCGGCCTCACGCTCGCCGCCGTGGTCCTCGGGGTGGCCACCGTGACGTTCGCGACCGGCCTGGGAACGACGATGACCAGGTTCGGGGACGCGGGCCGGGACGCCTACCAGGTCTCCGTGTACGCGAGCAGGGTCAGCCACGGCAAGGTGATCGGGCCGGAGCATGGGGACCTCGCGCTCCAGTCGCTGCTGCGCGCGCTGCCCGGTGCGAGCGGTATCACCGCGAGGGGGGTCGCGGAGGCCCGTATCGCCGGCTCGGTGCGGCCGGTGATGCTCGAGGGACGCCGCGGTGACCGGCCGCAGTCGGACACCGTGCTCGTCGAGGGCCGGTGGACGCGCGGTACCGGCGAGGTCGTGGCCACCTCGGCCTTTCTGCACCGGCACGGCCTGCGGGTCGGTGACCGTCTCGTCCTGGAGAAGGGCGACCGCCGGGAGAAGGTGGTCGTCGTCGGCGAGTCCATGGACCCCAACGGTCAGTTGGTCTTCACCGACTGGCCGACGCTGACGGCGCTGTCCCCGGGCGAGAAGCCCATCGCGTACCTGGTCGCGTTGCGCGGCGACGCGGACCCGGCCGCCTACGCGCGCGCGGCCAGGGCCGTCGACCCCGGCATCGACCCGGTGCCGCAAGGCCCGAACACCGTCACCCAGACCATCGTCGGCTCCGCGGCACTGCTCACCGCGATGCTCGCCGTGGTGGCCTCCCTCGGCGTCCTCAACACGGTGGTCCTCAACACCCGCGACCGCCGCCGCGACCTGGGCACGCTGAAGTCGATCGGCATGACGCCGCGTCAGGTGATCGTGATGGTGGTGACATCGATGGCGCTGCTCGGCGCGGTCGGCTCACTGCTCGGTGTCCCGCTGGGCATCGCGGGCTACGACCTGGTGGTGCCGCGGATGGCGGACGCCGTGGACATCGTCCTGCCCGCCTTCATGACGGACGTCTGGCGGACCGGCACCCTGGCTCTCGTGGCCCTGTCGGGCGTCGCGATCGCGGTCCTGGGCGCGTACGTCCCGGCACGGGGCGCGGCACGGCTCACGGTCGCGGAGGCGCTGCGCAACGAGTGA